The sequence below is a genomic window from Sinorhizobium terangae.
CCCGAAGTTCCGCATCGCTTGGAGCTTGCGGGGCCGGTCAATCTGCAGATCGAGTTCTACGATCGCAATCCAGGCATTGAAATCAGCTAAGAGAAAGAAAGGACCTCTTATGCCACGTCCGCTGTCATCGCAGACAATCGAGCTCGTGAAACAGAGCGCACCCGCGCTTGCCGCGCATGGCGCTGAAATCACCAAGCGCATGTACACGCTGCTCTTTCAGGAGGAACACATCCGGGCACTCTTCAATCACGCCAATCAGGGTGAGAAGGGATCGCAAGTGCACGCGCTTGCGGCGGCGATCCTCGCATACGCCGAGAATATCGAAAACCTCGCGGTTCTCGGTCCTGCCATCGAACGCATCGCGCACAAGCACATCGGCTATCACATTCTGCCCGAGCACTATCCGTTCGTGGCCAGGGCACTGCTTTCGGCGATCGGAGACGTTCTCGGAGACGCCGCCTCTCCCGCCCTGCTTGAGGCCTGGGGCGAGGCATATTGGTTCCTTGCCGACGTGCTGAAGGAGCGCGAAGCCGAGATCCGCGCCGATCTTGATAGAAGGGCGGGCGGCTGGAATGGATGGCGAACATTCGCGATCGCCGTGAGGCGGAAGGAGAGTGACGTCGTCACGTCGTTCATACTTCGGCCGACGGACGGCCAGCCGGTCGTCAGGCACAGGCCGGGTCAGTACCTGACCTTCCGCTTCCGCCTCGCCGACGGATCCGACGTGAAGCGCAACTACTCGATTTCCAGCGGTCCCAATGACGAGTACTACCGGATTTCGGTGAAGCGTGAGGAGCACGGTCAGGGCGGCTCGAAATTTCTGCACGACCACGCGGAGATCGGCACCGTGCTCGAGGTTACTCCCCCCGCGGGGGACTTCTTCCTTCCGGATGAACCGAGCCGGCCGGTCGTGCTCCTCTCAGGCGGAGTCGGGCTCACACCGATGGTGAGTATGCTGGAAGCGATCGCCTCGGACTACCCGGAATTGGAGGCCCACTACGTCCACGGTGCGCTGAACAGCTCGACGCACGCGATGGATCGCCATGTGCGATCGCTCGCCAAAACGCACGGCGGCGTCACGGTCCGGACATTCTACAGCGAGCCGGGCTCGGCAGATGCGGCGGGCTACTCGCACGATCATGATGGCTTCATCACGGCAAACTGGCTGAGGGAGAATACGCCCTTCGCGTCGGCGGACTTTTACCTCTGCGGCCCCAAGCCCTTCCTGCGCGCCTTGGTCGGTGATCTGACCCGCGCGGGCGTTCCGAGCGAACGCGTTCACTTCGAGATCTTTGGGCCTGCGGACGAAAAGATTGCCGCCTGACAGCTCCGCCGGGGCCTCACGGCCCCGGCGGTTCCGTCGTGCTGTGAAGGTTCAAATCCATGCCCATAAAGACTCCTGGACCGCATACCCCAAAAAGGGGCGCCGCCGATGGGTCGCGAAGGGCGGCTTCCGCCCAAAGGCGGACCTGACGCATCGGCGTAGTGCATCGGGCGAGCAGCGCGACTAAGCCGGGACGTATGTCAGCCGAACCGTGTCCTCGCCAACGCGATCGCTGGAAACAAGGCGGAGCGGCGGCCGTGGGGCGGCAAAGTATGGCGTACCGCGACCAAGCACGACGGGGTGGAAGTAGAGTCGATACTCATCAATAAGACCAAGATCGGTCAGGCTTCGTGCCAGATTTGGTCCAGAAACTGCAATCTCTCCAACGAGCCGAGCCTTTAGCGCACGGACCGCCGCCTCGACGTCATCCTCGACAAGTGTGGCGTTGGGGCCGACCGACTTCAAGGAGCGCGACACGACCCACTTCGGTTGGCGCCGCCACGCCGCCGCGAACTCGTGTTCCTCCTCACTCCACTCAGGACGGTCTTCATCCCAATAACGCATGATCTCGTACATGCGGCGACCGTACACACTGCCGGTCAGGTCGCGCACGTGCTCTATCCAGTGACGAAAGAGGGCGGGGCCAGGCGCAAATTCCTGGTGGTCGACGTAACCGTCTAGGGACAGGTTCATTCCGAAGACAAGCTTCGCCATGCTCCCAAATCTCCACCCCTGCAGCGCCGCGCGTCTCATCAGGCGCGCAAAGGACGCTAGCACCTTGAATTGCTGCCAATTTCCGTCCTTGAATCGAGTAGGATTTCAGGAAACATGCAGTAGGTCTTCACGATTAGTATGACCCGCGTGATGCAGAAAGTGAAGTTGGCCCGCATATTGCGGGCCGCGTCGTCGGTGCGACGAATAACCGGAAGCCCGTTGCCACCCGGAAATAGACATTCACGGGATGGTGGCGAGTGTCGCTCTCGGGATTCCATACCAACGTCTAGTTACGCACGCATGCATTTCTACGTACTCTAGCAACGTGGCATGCACCGGTTGACCACAAGGATGGGTCCCCCTCCCCGTCCTAGGGCGGCAAGTCCTTCCCCTCCCCCGCCGCGGTGCAGCCGGCTTGGCCGCCCCTCACCTTCGAAGGGGCGGCCATTTTTCATGTCATTCGCAGACAAACGGCGTAGCTACGGGCGCCGTGCAGTCATCTGTTTGGAGGTCTGCGCCCCCTGCTCTGATGCCGGAAGTGAGCGGCTAGTCCGTGCCCTCACCGCAGTCGTCGCCGCCGACTGCCGACTCAAGCATCGCAACCAGTTGATCTGAGTCGATGGGCTTTGATAGAACACCACGAGCGCCCCCTTGCCGGGCAGCCGTGGTTAACCGCTGATCACGAAACGCCGTCATGAATATGAACGGCGTTTGTACACCCTTGCTGTTTAATATTTCCAACAACTGCAAGCCGTCGATACCTGGCATTTTGACATCGGAGACAATGCAGTGAATTTGGCATTGGCGGTGAAACGCGAGGAATTCCGACGCCGACGAAAAAGCAATGGCTTCGTAGCCCAGCGACTCTAGCATATCCTTCATCGACTCGCGGAGCGCGTCATCGTCATCAATAACAGCGATGGTGCATGAATGACTCAAGAACCTAACTCTACTTCGGAAACTACTTGGTTCGAAGGCTAATCCCTCGAACTGCGACTTGTGCTGGCCAAAACTGAATTTTGCCCAGGCCGGAACCTGTAACAGGTCTCCGGCACTTCAAGATGCGATACTACGTTCAACTCTGCCCTCGGGAAGTCCCAATCCAACGGATACGCCGAAGGAAGCTGACATTTAACACCCCGCACGCTTCGAGTGCTGGCGTTGGTTGTCCGCTATAGTTCAGCGCATGGTACGATCGCCTCCCATAGCGAGGAAGACGCGGTCAACGTACTCCAAACTCCAACCGCGTAAATCGCCGGGGCATCCTCCTTCTGTCTCATTGCAAAACTACCACATCGAGACTCGTATTCAGACTAAACGAAAGTTTAGGTTGTCTACTACTGGCCGCACACTCCAGGCGGCCGTCCACCAGGCGGGGAGGTGTTGATGAATCTGATCCGCGACGGTATCGAGGTGATGGACGCAGTTGTCGACGGCGCGTGCGCTCCAGATACGCTCCCGGACGCGATTCGCGCGGAGGTTCCCGACGCCGGAATCAGTTTCAAGGGCGCCGAGCGCGCCTTCGAGCCGTATTTCGCGACGAGGCAGCAAGAGATAGGCATGGGGCTCTCGATATGCCGTTCGACCATCGACTCTCATGGGGGGCGCCTCTGGATGGCCGACGACGAGGCGGGCGAGGCAGCATGAGCCGGCGCGAGGAAATGGTCTTCGTGGTGGACGACGACGCCAGGGTGCGCGAGGCGCTCGGTGAACTGCTGGAGTCGCTGGGATGGCGGGCCGTGACGTTCGCCGTCGCTGCGGATTACGTTGTCTATGCGAGGCCCGATGACCCGGCCTGCCTGATCCTCGACGTCGGGCTGCCCGGCATCAACGGCCTCGAGTTTCAGAAGCAGCTGTCCGGGGACATTCATCCCCCAATCGTCTTCCTTACGGGGCATGACATTTCAGCGTCGGAGCTTGTGATTGGGGGCGGCGTTGTCGGCATTCTGAGGAAACCGGTCGGTGAGGACGATCTGGTCGCGGCGGTTCGGGCGGCGATCGACCGGGACCGCGTTCAACGAGCGGCACGGGTGGAACTGACCGAGTTCGAACGCCGCTTGGCGGCACTTACGCCACAGGAGCGCGAGGTGCTGCCGCTTGTGGTGAGCGGGCTTCCGAACAAACAGGCGGCCACCGAGCTCGACATCGATGAGATCACGGTTGAAATGCACCGCAGCAAAATCATGCAGAAGATGCA
It includes:
- the hmpA gene encoding NO-inducible flavohemoprotein, which produces MPRPLSSQTIELVKQSAPALAAHGAEITKRMYTLLFQEEHIRALFNHANQGEKGSQVHALAAAILAYAENIENLAVLGPAIERIAHKHIGYHILPEHYPFVARALLSAIGDVLGDAASPALLEAWGEAYWFLADVLKEREAEIRADLDRRAGGWNGWRTFAIAVRRKESDVVTSFILRPTDGQPVVRHRPGQYLTFRFRLADGSDVKRNYSISSGPNDEYYRISVKREEHGQGGSKFLHDHAEIGTVLEVTPPAGDFFLPDEPSRPVVLLSGGVGLTPMVSMLEAIASDYPELEAHYVHGALNSSTHAMDRHVRSLAKTHGGVTVRTFYSEPGSADAAGYSHDHDGFITANWLRENTPFASADFYLCGPKPFLRALVGDLTRAGVPSERVHFEIFGPADEKIAA
- a CDS encoding dihydrofolate reductase family protein: MAKLVFGMNLSLDGYVDHQEFAPGPALFRHWIEHVRDLTGSVYGRRMYEIMRYWDEDRPEWSEEEHEFAAAWRRQPKWVVSRSLKSVGPNATLVEDDVEAAVRALKARLVGEIAVSGPNLARSLTDLGLIDEYRLYFHPVVLGRGTPYFAAPRPPLRLVSSDRVGEDTVRLTYVPA
- a CDS encoding response regulator transcription factor, which codes for MSHSCTIAVIDDDDALRESMKDMLESLGYEAIAFSSASEFLAFHRQCQIHCIVSDVKMPGIDGLQLLEILNSKGVQTPFIFMTAFRDQRLTTAARQGGARGVLSKPIDSDQLVAMLESAVGGDDCGEGTD
- a CDS encoding ATP-binding protein, producing MNLIRDGIEVMDAVVDGACAPDTLPDAIRAEVPDAGISFKGAERAFEPYFATRQQEIGMGLSICRSTIDSHGGRLWMADDEAGEAA
- a CDS encoding response regulator transcription factor produces the protein MSRREEMVFVVDDDARVREALGELLESLGWRAVTFAVAADYVVYARPDDPACLILDVGLPGINGLEFQKQLSGDIHPPIVFLTGHDISASELVIGGGVVGILRKPVGEDDLVAAVRAAIDRDRVQRAARVELTEFERRLAALTPQEREVLPLVVSGLPNKQAATELDIDEITVEMHRSKIMQKMQATSLADLVRIAEKLQVPVIRSRR